The Aspergillus chevalieri M1 DNA, chromosome 5, nearly complete sequence genome includes a region encoding these proteins:
- a CDS encoding WD40 repeat domain-containing protein (COG:S;~EggNog:ENOG410PIH2;~InterPro:IPR015943,IPR036322,IPR034605;~go_function: GO:0003712 - transcription coregulator activity [Evidence IEA];~go_function: GO:0005515 - protein binding [Evidence IEA];~go_function: GO:0008134 - transcription factor binding [Evidence IEA]), with product MVQLTRNNLVPESLILRPMAPPPPHAPERSLEACASTASLFLYAQGSTILCLHHDTLALDRRFEDHQDDIAFISVDNISERGQGRLVVSYDVGQTAIVWDLFTGTEIARFAAFEPLKVASWMRNGNVAFGNTKGEVILFEPSTSEHVSTRTISESITALAPGADCRTYAIGYQNGSILLATLHPTFNILHTLTISRNPSPLVNLAWHASSSKQKSDMLASQALNGDLKVWSVSKPAEKEPPRTIRVLKRSDTAASGPQWMAWSKNGKILQYMNGETWSWDVRTKHVTSERIPAINGVRGIANYGPTATLFTLGPNFAVQQYDLEIFTMVANVHHPPTSSEDVQILPSRSLQDPPAIKEAPYTFEGRQTPSDNEQQHADLASPASSQSNASSKASGRYRMPLASPPSRSEQSNTPASTLPSNSERNTPQPSHGYTPSMSTLSTKSSRAGSRLRHEVQFSPADKQIDLFPFIRTRLNDVPYGHHQPLEETNLTPDGLRQRMLSMVFGWEGDIKGLIQDELNRHPPGSQSSILLTQWLGALDTDEMVSMIHSGPVSISDWMIMAFSQMSGQTQANKVGQAFVQKLLEIGDIHTAATILLGLGDKNDAIEVYVSQNYFMEAIIMTCLLMPTDWQRQSYLVRRWGEHVVSHSQQQLAIRCFTCTGAEPSEPWTSPAAQNAATFAEEQRSPMISPGSAQPISPPSQRKRVAAQKATAKTPALKLITSFENPNMRLPGLKSDNQTPTNVPWITPIAESAVGESALSPGGLASWRTNNMQSLNQAVGSRSNTPGFRGRLPSIGETPVDVEPPTFPSTPFRRGEYPTTSDSEDQQQDQDKEQEEEPSLLLPSARYDPNQETKSTPQTAIPANSDNFVNIKGLPSPAPGVFEALRSESRNGSRDRKPDGLQISLIEDQLERMSNSRSPLSSSNSLQTAKTPSTGGYSIDQFIHSLDDANQYPNFQLQQRVNGQSTTPGWNEDPYNQLPLSPPPMSPEEATQEERYRAKHNRSQSRNENKVQKPGSRNSSRRRHNRSTSRNATGRTSDRNDRGRSSERDASNAMSPSSSLPMSPMDEALRLVTSDRERRTHQSNSRRGEQIPGRRRDQSADSGMPVRPAGRQAREHESATDQESSTSNINGMSQEEQGLGNTDTSEQETRELPFAVGISEQRRKELAAAELEARRLSLARNPSAPNIPFPGDTRMNTRSPPVGLPFSISPFGSRSQARQRAPSTKESQSKRSSSDSGSSQPGLPTSPSSSLRQAKYNNGTSNGHEENAADAPILLSAITYQPEAERIGRSMSVPVPETHSPPANVNPPNIPTHPRFNPNLPRSRSTSRSRHMGHRRENSREQGSPGGYFGGSPVAISIEETLANADHQPPILPELQHLNTPPPPPPLPYSNSASASPRESSGTIDIAFDNENLGRLLPRAMTAGPAFTNTMDVRASVNGSASASPDRRRMSFDHRRGKSANESFTSKIRNLTRMRSNSRGLEGWGSPAVGTELPYESVQMVDRT from the exons ATGGTCCAGCTAACAAGGAACAATCTCGTCCCAGAGTCTCTAATTCTCAGACCAATggctcctccgccgccgcacGCACCGGAACGTTCCCTCGAGGCATGTGCGTCTACTgcctccctcttcctctacgCTCAAGGCTCGACCATCCTCTGCCTCCACCATGATACCCTTGCCCTCGATCGACGGTTCGAGGATCACCAGGATGATATTGCTTTTATATCGGTGGATAACATCAGTGAGCGTGGACAAGGACGGTTGGTCGTGAGCTACGATGTCGGACAGACTGCTATCGTATGGGATTTGTTTACGGGAACGGAGATCGCAAGGTTTGCGGCTTTTGAGCCGTTGAAGGTGGCTTCTTGGATGCGGAATGGGAATGTTGCGTTTG GGAATACGAAAGGCGAGGTTATCCTTTTCGAGCCGTCGACTTCGGAGCATGTCTCTACTAGGACCATTTCTGAGTCTATTACGGCATTGGCACCGGGTGCTGATTGTCGGACATATGCAATTGG ATACCAAAATGGCTCCATTCTACTCGCAACGCTCCATCCTACCTTCAACATCCTACACACACTCACGATTTCCCGCAATCCGTCGCCTTTGGTCAATTTAGCATGGCATGCATCATCATCGAAACAAAAATCCGATATGCTGGCCTCGCAAGCGTTGAATGGCGACTTGAAAGTCTGGAGCGTCTCGAAGCCAGCGGAAAAAGAGCCACCACGAACCATTCGAGTATTGAAGCGATCGGACACCGCAGCCTCGGGACCACAATGGATGGCTTGGTCTAAGAATGGAAAGATATTGCAGTATATGAATGG AGAAACATGGTCTTGGGATGTCAGGACCAAGCACGTCACTTCTGAGCGTATTCCGGCTATCAATGGCGTTCGCGGAATTGCTAATTATGGGCCTACGGCCACTTTGTTTACCCTTGGTCCAAACTTCGCAGTGCAGCAGTATGACTTGGAGATCTTCACCATGGTTGCCAACGTGCACCATCCCCCGACGTCTTCAGAGGATGTACAAATACTACCTTCCCGCTCTCTACAAGATCCACCAGCAATTAAGGAAGCCCCTTACACGTTTGAAGGCCGACAAACACCCTCGGATAACGAGCAACAACACGCAGACCTGGCAAGTCCTGCCTCCTCGCAAAGCAACGCCAGCTCCAAAGCCTCTGGAAGGTATCGGATGCCATTGGCCTCGCCACCAAGTAGGTCCGAACAAAGCAATACTCCCGCTTCTACACTGCCATCAAACAGTGAGAGGAATACGCCACAGCCTTCACATGGGTATACTCCGTCAATGTCGACGCTGTCTACGAAGAGTTCTCGTGCAGGATCGCGATTGAGGCATGAAGTTCAATTCAGCCCTGCCGATAAGCAGATCGATTTGTTTCCTTTTATCCGGACGCGGTTGAACGATGTACCATACGGCCATCATCAACCTCTAGAGGAGACCAATCTCACACCGGATGGTCTTCGTCAACGGATGCTGAGCATGGTTTTTGGATGGGAGGGGGATATCAAGGGGCTGATACAGGATGAGC TCAACCGCCATCCCCCAGGGAGCCAGAGCTCCATCCTCTTGACACAAtggctcggtgcattggacACGGATGAGATGGTATCCATGATCCACTCAGGCCCTGTATCTATTTCCGACTGGATGATCATGGCCTTTAGCCAGATGAGCGGCCAGACCCAAGCGAACAAAGTCGGGCAAGCCTTCGTGCAGAAGCTTTTAGAAATAGGCGATATCCACACCGCAGCCACGATCCTTCTCGGCCTCGGGGACAAAAACGACGCCATTGAAGTTTACGTCTCTCAGAACTACTTTATGGAAGCTATTATCATGACCTGTCTCCTGATGCCAACAGACTGGCAACGACAATCGTACCTTGTCCGTCGATGGGGTGAGCATGTCGTTTCTCATTCGCAGCAGCAACTTGCGATTCGATGCTTCACATGCACTGGCGCGGAACCTTCAGAGCCCTGGACCTCGCCAGCGGCGCAGAACGCTGCTACCTTCGCAGAAGAACAGCGATCACCGATGATATCTCCCGGATCTGCACAGCCAATCTCTCCACCATCACAGCGAAAGCGAGTAGCCGCTCAAAAGGCTACAGCCAAGACACCCGCGCTGAAGCTGATTACATCTTTCGAGAATCCTAATATGCGGCTCCCAGGCTTGAAGTCTGATAACCAGACACCTACCAACGTACCATGGATCACTCCAATTGCCGAATCTGCTGTTGGCGAGTCGGCTCTTTCACCAGGTGGACTGGCCTCATGGAGAACGAACAACATGCAGAGTCTGAATCAGGCTGTGGGTTCACGATCGAACACTCCAGGTTTCAGAGGACGTCTTCCCTCTATTGGAGAAACACCGGTGGATGTTGAGCCGCCTACCTTCCCTTCCACCCCTTTCCGTAGGGGAGAATATCCCACGACATCAGACAGCGAAGATCAGCAGCAGGACCAGGACAAAGAACAGGAGGAAGAACCGTCATTACTGCTACCATCCGCCAGATATGACCCTAATCAAGAGACCAAGTCAACACCGCAGACGGCAATCCCAGCCAATTCGGACAATTTTGTCAATATAAAGGGCCTTCCATCCCCAGCACCAGGCGTATTCGAGGCCCTTCGTTCAGAAAGTCGGAATGGGTCGAGAGATCGGAAGCCGGATGGTCTGCAAATAAGCCTGATCGAAGACCAGCTTGAAAGGATGAGCAATAGCAGGAGCCCACTCTCGTCGTCGAACAGCCTCCAAACAGCAAAGACCCCGAGTACGGGAGGGTATAGCATTGATCAGTTTATCCACAGCTTGGACGATGCCAATCAGTACCCGAATTTCCAACTGCAGCAGCGTGTCAATGGTCAAAGTACTACGCCGGGATGGAACGAGGATCCATACAACCAACTCCCACTGTCCCCGCCGCCCATGTCACCAGAGGAAGCAACGCAAGAGGAGAGATACAGGGCCAAGCACAACAGGTCTCAATCTCGCAACGAAAACAAAGTGCAAAAACCCGGCTCCAGGAACTCCTCGCGGCGTCGCCACAATCGCTCTACAAGTCGGAACGCAACAGGCCGTACCAGTGATAGGAATGATCGTGGCCGTAGCTCCGAGAGGGATGCATCCAATGCGATGTCTCCATCGTCTTCGTTGCCAATGTCTCCGATGGATGAGGCTCTTAGGCTTGTCACGAGTGATCGGGAGCGGCGCACGCACCAGAGTAACAGCCGTCGTGGGGAGCAGATCCCTGGTCGACGGAGGGACCAATCTGCTGATTCGGGCATGCCAGTGAGACCAGCTGGTCGCCAGGCTCGGGAGCATGAATCCGCCACGGACCAGGAGTCATCAACTTCCAATATCAACGGTATGAGTCAAGAGGAGCAGGGCCTTGGGAATACGGACACATCCGAGCAGGAAACTCGTGAGCTTCCCTTCGCGGTTGGTATATCAGAACAGCGAAGAAAGGAACTTGCTGCTGCGGAATTGGAGGCGCGACGACTGTCACTAGCACGGAACCCATCTGCGCCTAATATTCCTTTCCCGGGGGACACTCGAATGAATACTCGAAGCCCTCCTGTTGGTCTTCCTTTCTCAATCAGTCCTTTCGGTTCGCGTTCGCAGGCGAGGCAGAGGGCTCCATCAACCAAGGAGTCTCAGAGTAAGCGAAGCAGCTCTGATTCCGGGTCTTCTCAACCAGGGCTACCAACAagcccatcatcatcactacGACAAGCCAAGTACAACAACGGCACCAGCAACGGCCATGAAGAAAATGCCGCAGATGCCCCTATTCTACTGAGTGCCATCACCTACCAACCCGAGGCAGAGAGAATCGGCCGCTCCATGTCCGTTCCCGTACCAGAAACCCACAGCCCACCAGCCAACGTCAATCCTCCGAACATCCCAACACACCCCAGATTTAACCCTAACCTCCCGCGCAGTCGTTCGACAAGTCGATCCCGTCACATGGGTCATCGACGTGAGAATTCTCGAGAACAAGGAAGCCCTGGTGGCTACTTCGGGGGCTCTCCTGTGGCCATCAGTATCGAGGAAACCCTAGCAAACGCAGATCATCAACCGCCTATCCTTCCAGAACTCCAACACCTCAAtacacctccaccaccaccacctcttCCTTATTCTAATTCAGCCTCTGCCTCTCCACGCGAGTCTTCCGGAACAATCGACATCGCCTTCGACAACGAGAATCTAGGCCGTCTGCTCCCGCGCGCAATGACCGCTGGTCCAGCATTCACGAATACCATGGACGTCCGCGCTAGCGTTAACGGCAGTGCAAGCGCGAGTCCCGATCGTCGACGAATGTCGTTCGACCATCGCCGCGGGAAGAGTGCAAACGAGAGCTTTACCAGCAAGATCCGGAATCTGACACGAATGCGCAGTAACAGTCGCGGTCTAGAGGGGTGGGGGAGTCCGGCGGTTGGGACTGAGTTGCCATATGAGAGTGTGCAGATGGTTGACAGGACTTGA
- a CDS encoding alpha/beta fold hydrolase (COG:S;~EggNog:ENOG410PQ5B;~InterPro:IPR000073,IPR029058;~PFAM:PF12697), with product MSFKPTIVLVPGAWATPAFYTQLSSNLSEKGLITETVAHSSSGTEPPTKTLDDDISNLRSTLQRLVNSGECHRGRALGLEGPVRRKEGKQGGVVMIVYMTAFVVNEGQSLIDVCGGEILPWIKFDGDYTTLAFENPFHDLPQAQQTHWTSALTHTPLLVFSGTATHDPWYVIPTAYIMGEEDAMLPLAVQEYMVGVLGTSRVYRLKSSHFPFLSMPERVAGIVGGLVEEV from the exons ATGTCCTTCAAGCCAACCATAGTCCTTGTCCCGGGTGCCTGGGCCACCCCAGCATTCTACACCCAACTCTCATCCAATCTCTCAGAAAAGGGTCTTATAACCGAAACCGTTGCACATTCCTCATCCGGCACGGAACCTCCCACGAAGACCCTTGACGACGACATCTCAAACCTCCGAAGCACCCTGCAACGACTCGTTAACTCTGGAGAATGTCATCGTGGTCGCGCACTC GGTCTCGAGGGACCAGTCCGTCGAAAGGAAGGAAAGCAGGGTGGTGTGGTGATGATCGTGTACATGACCGCGTTCGTGGTTAATGAAGGACAAAGCCTGATTGATGTTTGCGGGGGAGAAATTTTGCCGTGGATCAAATTCGAT GGAGACTACACCACCCTAGCCTTCGAGAACCCATTCCACGACCTTCCCCAGGCACAACAAACTCACTGGACGTCTGCGCTAACGCATACCCCTCTCCTTGTTTTCTCTGGTACCGCGACACACGACCCATGGTATGTTATACCAACTGCATATATTATGGGTGAAGAGGATGCGATGTTGCCGTTGGCGGTGCAGGAGTATATGGTTGGGGTGCTGGGAACGTCGCGTGTATATCGGTTAAAATCGTCACATTTTCCGTTTTTGAGTATGCCGGAGAGGGTTGCAGGAATTGTTGGGgggttggttgaggaggtTTGA